Sequence from the Ereboglobus luteus genome:
GCAGCACGGTGGGCAGGGATCGAATAGACCAGTGGGAGCAATCATACCGGGCGAACTGGGGCAATGTGAACTCTCAGATCAATCTGGCCGATTCCTCCGCCGTGTTCGACATGAGCGAGCTGGTGGACACGACGCATTGTTATTTTTATAAAGTGGACGGTGTGAAAGGCTCCCAAATCCTGCTGCCCTCGGGCTCCCCCTCAATATATTTTGGCGCGGCCTCGAATGGCACGGGACGGCGTTATGACATGCGTATAGACTCCGACATTATCGCCGGCGCCATAGGTTCTCAGGCATTGCAAAAATATGGGGTGGGCACCCTTTATTTGGGCGGCGAAAACACCTACACCGGCAACACCACTGTCCAGGAAGGGGCGCTCTTTATATATGGAAAAGTCGCGGGTTCGGTTGTCCTGGCCACAAACCGGGTTACATCGTTTGGCGGCGACTCCAAGGGCAAGCCGCAGGATTATTGGACCATTGCCGGGAACCTGAGCAACACCCGGGGATATGTTTCCGCGGGCGCCACGGGCGGCGCGATTGGCGAGCTGCGAGTCAAGGGCAACATTATAATGGGATCGTCTGAGGCTTGGACCCTCGTGGATATTGAAAACCTGGGCAACTATGATGTCATAAAGGCGGGCGGCACGATCGCGCTTGACGGGCACCTGCAACTGTCGCCCGTGCCAAACTCGACACTGCATGCCGGAACCTATCGCATCATTGAGGCAGAGGGCGGCATCACGGGAAGTTTCTTTGATGTGTCAAAGCCCGGCCTGCTGACGCTCGATTGCGAAGTTCAGGTTTTCAGCCAGCATGTTGACGTGGTCATGACCCAGCTTCCTTTCACCGGAGTGCGGGGGCTTTCCGATGTCTCCGGCAAGGTTGCGCCTTTGCTGGATTCGCTGATTGGCAATGCCGGGGCGGATGGTATCATCGGCACACTCAATGCCGCCACCGGGATTGGGCAATTGGACCGCGCAATCGCCCAGTTGACGCCGCTCGCGGATCGCTACTGGTTCACCAACGCGGTGATCGGCACGGGCGATCTGACCCAGCGACTGGACGAGCGGGTTGTCCAGCCACTGGATGACGCACGGCATCGTTTTGGCATCTTTGCGGGATGCTCCGCGCTCGACATGGACATTCCCGCCACCGACGGCGCGGAAAGCTGGGAGGGAACCATGATTCGTTTCCTCGGCGGTGTGGACTTCCACGTCGCGAACAACCTTTCGGCCACTGTTTTTTATGCCAGGGACGAAACAAAATCCGACCTCGATCCCCTCGGCAGCGAGGGCAAGATCAAGAGCAATACCTATGGGCTCCATGTGAACTGGCGCGCGGGCAAGTGGGACCTCAAGGCGATGGCGTTTTACGGCACCGATGACTATGAATCGACGCGCAGCGTCGCGCTTGCCGGGGCGGGGGACTGGGTGCGCGCATCGAGCTCGGGCAAGCGGCTTGGCGGCGCGCTGAATGTCAGCTATGTTTTCGAGGATGTCATCGGCGGCGCCCTGAGTCCTTATGCCGGTTTGCAATATGTAAAATGGGATGCCGACGGTTACGCCGAGACCGGCGCCACGCTGCCGATGAGCGTGGACGATCAAAGCGCGACCTCCCTGGTCGGGAAGGCGGGCATCCGGTTTGTGTATCCTTTCAAGTTGCTGAAATTGTCGTGCCGCACGGTGCTCAATGCCGGCTGGCAATTCGAGATGGGGGACAAGGACCGCACCGTTCGCGCCAGCCTGAATGACAACAATTATGAGCTGGACCTGACCAACGACGGCAACGGTTACGTGCTGCGGGCCGCCTTCGAGATCGATTTCTCCAAGCGTCTGACGCTCCATTTGAGCGCGGGCAAGGAGGACGGGCTGCACGACGTGGACAATGTCAGCGGTTACGCGGGAATAGCCTTCCGCTTCT
This genomic interval carries:
- a CDS encoding autotransporter outer membrane beta-barrel domain-containing protein produces the protein MKTHDNNMPVGADLRGFRIFRAAAAFAGGMALMAALHAQIPPPNQYGGNLRDPNKPYYSDGTTRLFIEARWTGATTNLLDPAAWSTGTVPNDPEGARTYGTGYSGTGYYVSGTLMGPPPPDSPDFIPGTVLVLPYKTTSGGYAIPDTVDPTKVEWYGGNKYEPVHLQLAWTGSGDFYQNIDHIQYVDGYALDLSGNDSGRYTLDINGMGIVRWNTDNDGTSSTAPEFTGSSNPRGPTNMPPLIINIGKNATLKYSSPTPGAGSTVGRDRIDQWEQSYRANWGNVNSQINLADSSAVFDMSELVDTTHCYFYKVDGVKGSQILLPSGSPSIYFGAASNGTGRRYDMRIDSDIIAGAIGSQALQKYGVGTLYLGGENTYTGNTTVQEGALFIYGKVAGSVVLATNRVTSFGGDSKGKPQDYWTIAGNLSNTRGYVSAGATGGAIGELRVKGNIIMGSSEAWTLVDIENLGNYDVIKAGGTIALDGHLQLSPVPNSTLHAGTYRIIEAEGGITGSFFDVSKPGLLTLDCEVQVFSQHVDVVMTQLPFTGVRGLSDVSGKVAPLLDSLIGNAGADGIIGTLNAATGIGQLDRAIAQLTPLADRYWFTNAVIGTGDLTQRLDERVVQPLDDARHRFGIFAGCSALDMDIPATDGAESWEGTMIRFLGGVDFHVANNLSATVFYARDETKSDLDPLGSEGKIKSNTYGLHVNWRAGKWDLKAMAFYGTDDYESTRSVALAGAGDWVRASSSGKRLGGALNVSYVFEDVIGGALSPYAGLQYVKWDADGYAETGATLPMSVDDQSATSLVGKAGIRFVYPFKLLKLSCRTVLNAGWQFEMGDKDRTVRASLNDNNYELDLTNDGNGYVLRAAFEIDFSKRLTLHLSAGKEDGLHDVDNVSGYAGIAFRF